A stretch of the Manis pentadactyla isolate mManPen7 chromosome 16, mManPen7.hap1, whole genome shotgun sequence genome encodes the following:
- the B3GALT4 gene encoding beta-1,3-galactosyltransferase 4: protein MQQQSPSHGSEPCGGRARKTRPSLHRIMHLSLFRRLLLAALLLVIVWTLFGPSGIGEELLSLSLASLLPARALMGPPLALPHLLIPNEEACGGPGAPPFLLILVCTAPDNLIQRNAIRASWGGLRKARGLRVQTLFLLGEPSTVPTQGSHEKDLAQESATQGDILQAAFLDSYRNLTLKTLSGLNWVDRHCPMARYILKTDDDVFVNVPELVSELVRRGGRWEQWERGLQPQRVAEVRDEEWEGGPTSGSQQVPLLYLGRVHWRVHPSRTPGGKHQVSEEQWPPTWGPFPPYASGTGYVLSASAVQLILKVASQAPPLPLEDVFVGVSARRGGLTPTHCVKLAGATHYPLDRCCYGKFLLTSHRLDPWKMQEAWKLVGGSDGEMTAPFCSWLQGVLGILRCRIIAWLHS, encoded by the exons ATGCAGCAGCAATCCCCCAGCCATGGATCCGAGCCTTGCGGAGGCCGGGCCCGGAAGACAAG GCCCTCTCTACACCGCATCATGCACCTCAGCCTCTTCCGGCGCCTTCTCCTTGCCGCCTTGCTGCTGGTGATAGTGTGGACTCTCTTCGGGCCCTCGGGTATCGGGGAGGAGCTGCTGAGCCTATCGCTAGCCTCCCTGCTCCCAGCCCGGGCCTTGATGGGgccgcccctggccctgccccacctctTGATCCCCAACGAGGAGGCATGCGGTGGTCCTGGAGCCCCTCCGTTCCTGCTCATCCTGGTGTGCACGGCCCCGGACAACCTGATCCAAAGAAATGCCATTCGGGCCTcgtggggagggctgcgcaaggCCCGAGGGCTCAGGGTGCAGACTCTCTTTCTGCTGGGAGAGCCAAGCACGGTTCCCACCCAGGGTTCTCATGAGAAAGACCTAGCACAGGAGTCAGCGACCCAGGGGGACATCTTGCAGGCGGCCTTCCTGGACTCCTACCGCAACCTGACCCTCAAAACCCTCAGTGGGCTTAACTGGGTCGACAGACACTGCCCCATGGCCCGCTACATCCTCAAGACCGATGACGATGTGTTTGTCAACGTTCCTGAGCTGGTATCAGAGCTGGTCCGGCGAGGGGGTCGCTGGGAACAATGGGAGAGAGGGCTGCAGCCCCAGAGAGTGGCTGAGGTTAGGGATGAAGAGTGGGAAGGCGGCCCCACCTCAGGGAGCCAGCAAGTGCCTCTTTTGTACCTGGGCCGTGTGCACTGGCGGGTGCACCCCTCTCGAACGCCAGGGGGCAAGCACCAGGTATCAGAGGAGCAGTGGCCCCCCACTTGGGGCCCCTTCCCACCCTATGCCTCTGGCACAGGGTATGTGCTGTCAGCTTCTGCTGTGCAGCTCATTCTGAAAGTGGCTAGCCAGGCACCCCCACTGCCACTGGAGGATGTCTTTGTGGGAGTAAGTGCCCGACGAGGAGGCCTCACCCCAACCCACTGTGTCAAGCTGGCGGGTGCCACCCACTACCCCCTGGACCGGTGCTGCTATGGGAAATTCCTGCTGACATCCCACAGGTTGGACCCCTGGAAGATGCAGGAAGCCTGGAAGCTGGTGGGTGGCTCTGATGGGGAAATGACTGCACCCTTCTGCTCCTGGCTCCAAGGAGTCCTGGGCATCCTGCGGTGTCGGATAATAGCTTGGCTTCACAGCTGA